The region TACGAGAACCGTATGTACGGTGGTGTGAGAGGTCGGGAGTTAATCACTCCCTCCTACTCAATTTTAAGGAACGAAAGCAAGCATTCCGAAGCAGGGAATCTTTCGGTTATAGCGAATGAAATAATAAGACTTTTTCATAAAATGAGGTGTGAGTTGTGAAAGAATTTCATTCATTTGCAGAATTTTGGCCATTTTATCTCTCTCAGCATAGCAAGAAAAGTACGAGGGCATGGCATTTTGTAGGAACATCATTTGTTTTTGTCTGTTTGATTTTGGCAGCGGTTTTGAAAAACCCATGGATTATATTGCTCGCTCCAGTCATAGCATATGGTTTTGCATGGTTTTCCCATTTCTTTATAGAAGGAAATAAACCTGCAACATTTGGTCATCCATTTTGGTCACTGAGAGCGGATTTCCAAATGTATTTTTTGATTTTGTTGGGCAAGATGCCAAAAGAATCGGAGCAAGCTTCAAAAAAGATACCATTATAATTCAGGCATTACGCATTCCGACTGGTAAAAAGTTCTCATTTTTTCTTTATGATTTTTTGTTTTTATCTTATTGCTAGGGGTAAAGAATAAATATATTGAAAAAATAAGAAGTTTCCGTAAAAACTTTATGGAGGAATGCTGACATGCTGCAGACGGTTTTTAATTTCCTTGTCCACCTAGGCTGGATAGGATTGCTTCTAGGGGTATCCATTGAAGCTTTATCAATTCCTTTTCCAGCTTCATTCATCATATTATTGTATGGCTATCTGCTTAAGCCAAGCTTCCTGGAAATGCTGCTTATTGCATTGGCAATCAGCATTATCTATGTCCTTTGCAGCTTTTTCCCGTATTGGTTGAGCATAAAGTTCGAAGACAAAATGACGAAGAAAATCTCCAAAAAGAAAATGAAAAAAGTAATGAAATGGATTGATAAATATGGAGATTGGACCATTACCCTAGGCAGGATATTCGGGATGGGCTACATTGCGTTTATCGGTGGTTTCTGCAAAATCAAACCATTAAAATATGCCCTTCTAACGTTTATCGGTGTATTCCCGCTTTCATTTCTATTTGTTTACTTAGGGACCCTTGGAGATGTAAAAGTCATCAACAAGATGATCCAAAATGTTTCCTGGTGGCTCCTAGGTGCAGCTGCAGCAATTGTTTTGATATATTGGTCTGTAAAATATATCCGCAAAAAATATTATGTTGAGCCTGATCAGCAGGAAGGGTAGTTTTACGTTGATAGCACTAGTAGTTCAAACTCTGCAAATTATGTTGAATTTGTTTGTTAACCATGTTATAGTAATCAAGCGATGAGCTATTTGTGTAAGTCGATAGACTAAGCTTTCGAAGCTGACGCGGGATGTGGCCTGCGGAAAACCTATCGCCTCAAAATTTTGCAATGAAGGCGTCTGTCGGATTACAGGCGTCTTTTTTATTGTCTTTAAAAGGCTGGGACAAAAGTATTTTAGTCGAATAAAAATCCGAACTGCTTCGAATCTTCATTAGATTCGAAGCAGTTCGGATTTTTTTAGTGATCATTGAATCTGGTTGTTGTTTAAGCTTGTGCTAGGTGTTGTTTGTCTTTATAGAGGAGTGACTTAGTTATTTCATAACGTCTTTTGCTGATTACACCATGATTTTACAAATGTCATTCGTAAATTCGACCGGATCTTTAATCGTCAATCCTTCGATTAAAAGGGCCTGATTATATAACAGATTCGTGTATAGGTCGAATTTGGCTTTATCTTTCTCGAATGCATCTTTCAACGATTGAAACACCTCATGGCTGCTGTTCACCTCGAGAATCTTGTCTGCCTTGACATTTTGATTATCCGGCATTGCTTTGAGGATTTTCTCCATTTCGATTGAAACTTCGCCGTCAGCAGTCAAGCAAACAGGATGAGATTTTAGGCGTTTTGAAATTCGTACATCCTTCACTTTTCCAGATAATATATCTTTCATGCTTTCAAAAAGCTCTTTGTTTTCTTTTTCTTCCATTTCCTTATCATTGTTTTCTTCTGAATCTTCAAGACCAAGGTCGCCGCTGGAAACAGACTTGAATTCTTTTTCTTTGTAGTTCATCAGCATCCGGATGGCGAATTCATCGACTTCATCTGTGAAATATAAGATTTCATAGCCTTTATCTGCAATCATTTCGGTCTGCGGCAGCTTCTCGATACGAGCATTGCTCTCACCAGCAGCATAATAGATGAATTTTTGATCTTCCGGCATCCTTGAAACATATTCATCCAAGGTGACAAGTTTTTTCTCTGAAGAAGAGTAGAACATTAATAAATCCTGCAAATCCTCTTTATGGCTCCCAAAGTCGCTGTATACGCCATATTTTAATTGTCTGCCGAAAGACTGATAGAATTTTTCGTACTTTTCACGATCCGATTTTAAAAGGGACAGCAATTCTTTTTTGATTTTATTCTTGATATTTTTTGCAATCAGCTTCAATTGCTTATCCTGCTGCAGGATTTCTCTTGAAATGTTTAGTGATAAGTCCTCTGAATCTACCATTCCCTTTACGAAGCTGAAGTAGTCTGGAAGGAGGTCTGCACATTTCTCCATGATCAATACACCATTTGAATAAAGCTCCAAACCTTTTGAAAATTCTTTTGAATAGAAATCATATGGCGTCTGCTCAGGAATGAATAATATTGAATTGTAGCGGACAGCACCATCCACACTAATATGGATATGCTTCAAGGGTTTATCAAATCCATAATGCTTTTCGGAATAGAACTTTTCGTAATCTTCTGCTGTAAGCTCGTTTTTGTTTTTCCTCCAGATTGGAACCATGCTATTGATGATTTGTTCCTTTTGAACATCCTCATACTCATCCTCACTGTCATCTTTCAGCTTTTTCTCGGTGATATCCATTTTAATCGGATAGCGGATGAAATCAGAATACTTCTTGATGATCGCTTTCAGGCGGTATTGATCCAAATACTCATCAAAGCTGTCATCCTCGGTATTATCTTTGAGTTTCAGTGTTATTTTCGTCCCGATTTCATCTTTTTCACATGCTTCGATTGTATATCCGTCGGCGCCTTTTGACTGCCATTTGTATGCTGAATCGCTGCCAAGAGACTTTGTGATGACAGTCACCTCATCAGCGACCATAAAGGACGAATAAAAGCCAACTCCGAACTGGCCGATGATGTCTTGGCCATCCTTCATTTCATTTTCTTTTTTGAATGAAAGTGAACCACTTTGAGCAATCGTGCCCAGGTTTGTCTCGAGCTCTTCCATTGTCATCCCGATTCCAGTATCTTCAATCGTCAAGGTTCTGTTATCCTTGTTCGGGATGATTTTTATGTAGTAATCATCTTTATTGAAGGAAAGTGATTCATCTGTCAAAGCTTTGTAGTAAATCTTATCGATGGCATCACTTGCATTGGATATAAGCTCCCGCAAGAAAATTTCTTTTTGAGAATAGATGGAATTAATCATCATTTCCAGCAATCTCTTTGATTCAGCTCTAAATTGCTTCTTTGTCATACAAATTCCCCTTTCGATGGTCCCTTTATTTGCAGTGGTTAGCACTCTTTCTCAAAGAGTGCTAACTACTAAATAATTATCATAATCGGGAAAATGTGTCAATATTTCAGCAGTACTCAATAAATGAAAATAGGGATGCATCACGGTACACCCCTAAAAAATGATTTTATTCTTCTTTCAAGCTATCGATGGAAACACTTTGTTTACTATTGGCATCATTCAGGGGGTGGATGGTAGCCATCCCATTATCCTGATCGACGTGTTCAATATATACTTGATTTCCATTACATATTACATTCGCAATCGTTCTGGAAGTCGATATTTCTTGTGCTCTTTTAGCGTCCAAATCAAAAACCTCCTTTTCATTGGGATATGTAAAGTATTTGCTTGAAAAAGGAGGCATATTCGATGTGAATGAAATTGATGGGGATAGAAGGGAGCGTACATTAAAAATTACCTGGACATTTTATACGTCAGCAGTTCAGTTTTTTAATGCGGTCAATGTATAAAGACAGGGCACTTTGTTTTCAATACCATCCGGAGCTCCTTCTGGCAGCGGCCAACGTATTCCTTTTTCTTCTTCCAATGTTCGGATGCTTAAGCCAACCGGAGACAAAGACGAGATGATTTCAGCCAAAGTCCATCGTCTAATCACGGTTTTAGGGATAGTTTCTCGTTGTTCTTCACGAAGCAGGATGCTATAGGCTACATCATTCTCGATAATGTTGTCATTAAAGTAATCTCCGCCTGCTACCATTTTGTCGTCTTTCAATTCTAATACTTTCGAAACGAAAGGGTGGTAATCTCTTAATATGAATTTCCCGCCTTTTTGTAGTGAATGAGAGACAAGCTCGAATACTGGGTGAAGGTCAACGAAATAATGGAGAACACCAAGCTCAAGCAGGACATAATCAAAGTTGGTCGGTGCGCCTGAGAGGGATAGCACATCGGATGCGATATAATCTATGTTAACTCCAGCAGATGCCGCAAGTTCCAAAGCATATTTTTGATTGCTTTCCGAAATATCCACCACCGTTACATCAGCTCCAAGCAATGCAAATGCCACTGCCTTGGATCCTTTGGAACCTAATAAGTTCAAAATTTTTTTCCTTTAATATCGGTCATGTATCCCAAATAATGATCTACTTGTAGTGTGGGATCATCTTTGATTTTTGAGAAAACTCAGTTGGTGATCCGTGCCGTGAGCACCAGGCTTGATATGCAGAATGATTCCATCCTCTTTTATTGAGATCGCTCATTTCTTCTTGCCTCATTTCTTCTCCTCCTTAACGTGAATATTACTTTTTCTATATAGTAGGAATAAATCCTTCTTTATGGCAATGTTTTCTTCGGGTTATTCAAAAACCATAATAAAAAAACCACCCAAATGAATGAGTGGTCAAAAGAGGAAACCTATAGTGATGGATGGACTATATGTAGATGAGATTTTCGTAATCATCACTATATGTTGTGTTGGGACCATCATAACATAAAAAAACCAATTTGGAAATATTTTTTTAGATTATCGGTTTGACGAGAAGGTTAGCCATATACTATAATGAAATTGAAAATCATTCTCACTATTATTCAATATTAATAGCTTAATCTTTACCCCTCTTATAAAGATGAGAATGATTCATCCCTTTTGTCCATCTAATAAAGGAAGTTCCTGAATGGAACTTCCTTTATTTTTTTGCTGTGTTAAACACTGATGTTGATTTTCCGTGCAAGTCTTCCAGCTTCTTATAAAGGAATCGTGAAGCTTACAGTAGTTCCTTTTTCTTTTTTACTTTTGAATTCCAGATTTCCTTGATGGTGTTCAATGATATATTGGCAAATGGAAAGCCCGAGTCCTGCCCCTGATGAACTCTCGTTGATTTTATAGAACATTTTTTTTAAATTTGGAAGTTCATTTTGGTCAATTCCAATTCCTTCATCTTCGATTTCACAGTGAAATGTATGCGCTGATTTCTTGAAGCGGATATTGATTGTACCAGGTTCATTGCTGTATTTGATGGCATTGTCCAATAAATTGATGCATACCTGCCTGATTCTATTCGGATCGGCCTTAATTTCACAGTCCTCAGAGGATTCTATTTGAATGTGAAGCTTTTTCCTCGAAGCCTGCTTTTCCAGCTGTAACACGATATTTTGAATTAGTGTACAGAAATTGAAATGCTGCTTTTGAATCTTCATCGTGTCATTCGTGAAACGTGAAAAATCGAGAAGCTCTTCAACAAGACCAATCAGTCTTTCGGCTTCACTGGAAACGATTTTGATCCCGGTCCTCGTTTCTTCTGTATCCTCTAGATTCCCGGTCAACAATGTTTCGCTCCATCCCTTTATGCTGGTGAGGGGAGTCCTCAGCTCGTGGGATACAGAGGAGATGAATTGGTTTTTCATCTTTTCATGGTTTAGAAGCTCCTGCCCCATATTGTTAAATGATTTTGCTAGTACGCCGAATTCACCAACATATTGTTCATTGATCTTTGTCTGAAAATCACCTTTGGCCATTTTTTTAGAAGCAGAAGTCAATTGCTTAAGCGGCTTAGTGATGGTGGAGGCGAGGCCGATGCTGAATAACATGACAAGCAAGATCACGCCTGCTCCTATCGAAATCGCAATCAATGTTAATTTTCTGACCTCAACGTCTATCTGATTTAATGAAGAAACAAATCTTAACACACCGAGAACACGGTTATTATCCTTTATTGGTACCGATACTGCCACAATTCTTTCATTCGTTTTGACGTTATGCCCCTTCCAGTCTCCATTTTGATCATTGATTGCTTTTTTTACATCCGGGGTCAAGATCTTTTCGTTTGTCGAAAATCCGGTAGAAGATATCAGGACATTTCCATTGGTTGAAAGCACCTGCATTTCCGCTTGCGGGATTTCAAAGTTATTCCTCATTTTTGGAATCGTCTGCCTTAGATTATAGGGGGAGATATCCATATAGCGATTGGCAAACTGGGCCGAATTTGCGGCATGATTTTTCAGCATTTCTGTCGTTCCATCATAGTAATAGCTATAGAGTCCATAGAAGAAAATACCTTCGAATAAACATACTGTCATCGAAATGATGAATAAATGCTGTAAAAACAACCTTTTTCTAATTCCCATTTGTGTCCAGTCCTTTATCGTTCCACCGATAGCCGAAGCCCCACACTGTTTCAATCATTTTCGGATTTGATGGATCGTATTCAATCTTTTGCCGGATGCGGCGAATGTTAACATCTACGACTTTTGGGTCGCCTGCAAAATTCAGCCCCCACACTTCATCCAGTAGATCATTGCGGCTGATGGCAGAACCTTGGGCAGTCACTAATAATTCCAACACGGAAAACTCAATGGGGGATAAGTCGATATGCACCCCATCCTTTTTCACGATCCGCTTTTGTAAATCAACCTTCACTCCGTGTGTCTCATTTTTTAAGGAAGAATTTGTTGCCGATCGCATCCTGCGCATCAAAGACTGTACTCGCGCAACAAGTTCATTAGGACTGAAAGGTTTAATGACATAATCGTCTGCACCATTCATCAGTCCATGAACCTTGTCCATTTCCTGGGTTTTTGCTGTCAGCATGATGATGCCGACACTTTGATCCTTCTCCCTGATCTGCTGGCATGCCTGAAATCCATCCATACCGGGAAGCATGACGTCAAGCAGGATGACGGAAATGTCCTCGTTCTGTTCATAAATTTTCAATCCATCTTCGGCAGATTCTGCTTCGAAGACTTGATAGCCAAACCTCTTTAAGTTTACTAATATAAAACCTCGGATATTTTCTTCATCTTCAATCACCAATATTTTATTCATGTTGTATCACCTCATTTCATTGATTCTTAACGAACATGGAACTGTTGAATCGTCGTTTTATTTGCTGTTTTTGAAAGATAGATATAGGGAGGCTGTTTCGCGAGAACCTTCCATTTACTTAATTGCTCCTTCCCTGATTTCGTCACATATACATCGAATAAGATTTTTCCTGTTTGAGGCTGAATGAACTTTGTATATTTCTTATCTTTTGATTGTTCGATTTTTATCTCCGGCCACTCATCAGGTAATCGAAAGTCATATAAAAAATCATTATTGATGAACCATTTGCTTTTCGTCACTAAATTATTCGTTTCATCCAGCTGAACATATTCAGTTATATAAGGAAGTTCTGAAAGACTCTTGCTTGAATCAAGGATAGGTTCCTTTAATAAGCCGATTTCAAGGATGCCATCCTTGTTTTTATCTTGGCTGTAAACAGAGAACGGTTTAAATGTTGGATTACTCGAAGTTGGAAACACATTGATCAGATGGTTTTTCTCCATGGCCACGACAAAAGTGACTGCTGAGTGAGCACCTATCGAAGCATCCAGCAAGATCCCTTTCCTATTGTCGGAAATCCGCCCGGCAACTGCATTTTCGTACCCATTTATGAATGGATCCAACGAAAGCTCATCTATTTTGACAAGTTTTCCGTTCTTATTTTCATAGAGCTGAACTTTATTCAATTCGTTCCGTCTCAGCTGGACAATCGCCAAATCCATCTGGCCATCTTCATTAAGGTCATTGACGACGAACTTATTATAGGCGCTTTCGAGCAGCTTGGCCGGTTTTGGTCCATTGAACAATTCATATACATTTAAACCGCGGTCATCGCTTTGTTCATTGTATCCGTAGCCTATAATAACTTCCTTTTTCCCGTCTCCGGTTAAATCGGCAAATTCGACTTTTCCAAGGGTAGAACCGCTGCCCACGATTTCTCCAATCTTGTTCCAGCCGTTCTGTTTTTTTAAAATCACTCCGTGTACTGGAGAATAATTGTCAATCACTTTATAAAATATGACTGCTTCATTAGTCCCATCGTTATCCAGGTCGCTTAAGAAAATATTATTTGTTTTCTTGCTGTCCACCGGGGTCAGCTGAACGGCATCACTTGGAATGAATTTAGTCAGTGATTCCTTTAATTCAGCCTTTTGAACAGGGAGAGATGGGGGAGAAAGCAGTGCAGTATTGGTTTCAAATATGCTGCAGCCGCTCAATAGGAAAGCGGTGAGGGAAATGACCCCTGCAATTATGTATTTCATCCGTAATACTCCCTTCATGAATAAACATCCTTCATTATACTACTTTTGGCCATTATGCAAGTAACAATCCGGTAACAAGAAGATTGTAACTTTCATGTAACCCTTTTCCACTCCCTTCACGATATCATTAATTTCGACAACAGAAAACGACAAAAACACATTGAGTTTACAAACGAGTTGAAAGGATTGAAAAAGGGTGAGTAAAAGAAGAAAACAGAGAAAAATGAAGAGGTTTGAAAAATTTATGATCATGGTTCCTGCGGCGTTATTGACCATCACCTGCGGATATCAAATTTTACATACAAATGAAGGAAAAGCTGACGCCATGTCAGCAAGAAATTATTATTCTCCATTAATTTTGGAAGATTGGAAGTTTGATAAAACGATAGAAATGAAACTCCCTAGTTGGTCTTACCAATATGATATTGTCCTCACCCCAGAGTTGAAAGAGTCGATGGAATTTAAAAAGAAAAAAAGTGAATCTAATAAAGGTGATAAACAGGAAACAACACAAACCAATTCCTCAAACCATACCGAAAAGGATGAGACAAATACTAATCTTCCTGAAAGCAATCCTTCATCAAGTAAAAAACAACTCGAGTCATCAGACAAAAAAGATGATTCCAATGTGGTGAATAAGCCTGTCGGTGATAAAAAAGAAAAAGATCAATCAGAAAATACTGATCGTCAGGATAATGGATCGGGGAATAAGACTGAAAATCAGGACGATCAAAAAGCGAATCATGAAAAAGTCGTTTATTTAACCTTTGATGATGGTCCAAGTGCTGAATCTGAACAGTTTATTTCTTTATTGAATAAATACCATGCAAAAGCAACATTTTTTATGCTTGAGCCAAATATGAAAAAGCATCCTGAAGCATTGCAGGATATGAAGAAGAATGGGGAAGGGATGGGGCTGCATGGTGTGACCCATCAAGCCAGTCTTATTTATCGATCACCCCAAACCGTCGTAGACGAGATGAAAGAAGATGAAAAAGCCTTGATCAACCTGACAGGCGTAGATACTCATCTTATTAGAACCCCTTATGGATCCGCGCCGTATATGAAGCCAAATTATATGAAGGCTGTAGATGAAGCCGGTTTTGTCCTCTGGGATTGGAATATTGACAGTGAAGACTGGAAATATCCAAATGGGGAATTCGTCCAAAATACTATTCATCAAGTCGAAAACTTCCCATATCATCAGCCTAAAGTTGTTCTGATGCACGAAAAGTCAACGACACTTGCCCATTTGGAATCAATCTTGAAGTATTTCCAGAAAGAGGGCTATACAATGCTGCCCTTAAATGAAGAAATTAAACCAGTACAATTTGAATCTTATTGATGCAGGAGGTAAAAGAATGAAGAAGGGATTAAAAATCGCCATTGCCATATTCACAGTTTTATCAGCAGCGGCCTGTGTGTTTTTCTATCAGGTAGTCCACCAAGTAGACGCATTCTTTGAAAACACATATAAACCATTGCCGACGGAAGTGAAGAGTGAAACTGAAGTGAAAAAGGAAATCGACCAGAATGAAAAACAACCCGGTGATCAAGAGCGGAAAATCTTGAATATCCTTTTGATGGGCGTGGATGAGCGGCCTGGTGACAAAGGAAGACCGGATGTCATGGTACTTGCCCAAATTGATCCAAAGGAGAAAAAGACCACGTTGATATCCATTCCAAGGGATACGAAAGTTCATATACCCGGCAGGGAGGGATTCACGAAATTGAATCATTCTTATACATATGGGGATGTCCCATTGACTGTTCAAACAATCCAAAATCTGTTTGGGATTACGATTGATTATTATGGGAAGGTAAATATGAACGGTTTTGAGCAAATCTTGAATGATATTGGAGAAATAGATGTGAAAAGCGATATCGATTTCACATTCAACGGCCATCATTTTGTTAAAGGGATGCAGACGTTGGAGCCAAATGAAGCGCTCGATTTTGTCAGGATGCGGAAACAAGATCCGAAAGGAGATGCAGGCAGGAATGAGCGACAAAGGGCGGTGATGGAAGGCATTGCCAAGAAAATGTTGAATCACCCGGATATAAGTACGTTGCTGCATACAGCCGGGAAGTTTTCCTCCTACCTTGAATGGAATTTGACGGAAGACGACTTGAAACGGATTTACCAAAACGATCTTGACGCTGTAAGAAATATTGAAGAAAAAGAAATCAAAGGCGAAAACAAGTACGAGGATGGGGCATGGTATTTCATCATCGATCAAATGCCATCCCTAAAAACTGAATGATATCTGGATAGAAGCTGAGGCATCTCTGCCCAGAAATAATGAAAACGGGTCCCGA is a window of Falsibacillus albus DNA encoding:
- a CDS encoding DUF962 domain-containing protein, which translates into the protein MKEFHSFAEFWPFYLSQHSKKSTRAWHFVGTSFVFVCLILAAVLKNPWIILLAPVIAYGFAWFSHFFIEGNKPATFGHPFWSLRADFQMYFLILLGKMPKESEQASKKIPL
- a CDS encoding DedA family protein: MLQTVFNFLVHLGWIGLLLGVSIEALSIPFPASFIILLYGYLLKPSFLEMLLIALAISIIYVLCSFFPYWLSIKFEDKMTKKISKKKMKKVMKWIDKYGDWTITLGRIFGMGYIAFIGGFCKIKPLKYALLTFIGVFPLSFLFVYLGTLGDVKVINKMIQNVSWWLLGAAAAIVLIYWSVKYIRKKYYVEPDQQEG
- the htpG gene encoding molecular chaperone HtpG, with the translated sequence MTKKQFRAESKRLLEMMINSIYSQKEIFLRELISNASDAIDKIYYKALTDESLSFNKDDYYIKIIPNKDNRTLTIEDTGIGMTMEELETNLGTIAQSGSLSFKKENEMKDGQDIIGQFGVGFYSSFMVADEVTVITKSLGSDSAYKWQSKGADGYTIEACEKDEIGTKITLKLKDNTEDDSFDEYLDQYRLKAIIKKYSDFIRYPIKMDITEKKLKDDSEDEYEDVQKEQIINSMVPIWRKNKNELTAEDYEKFYSEKHYGFDKPLKHIHISVDGAVRYNSILFIPEQTPYDFYSKEFSKGLELYSNGVLIMEKCADLLPDYFSFVKGMVDSEDLSLNISREILQQDKQLKLIAKNIKNKIKKELLSLLKSDREKYEKFYQSFGRQLKYGVYSDFGSHKEDLQDLLMFYSSSEKKLVTLDEYVSRMPEDQKFIYYAAGESNARIEKLPQTEMIADKGYEILYFTDEVDEFAIRMLMNYKEKEFKSVSSGDLGLEDSEENNDKEMEEKENKELFESMKDILSGKVKDVRISKRLKSHPVCLTADGEVSIEMEKILKAMPDNQNVKADKILEVNSSHEVFQSLKDAFEKDKAKFDLYTNLLYNQALLIEGLTIKDPVEFTNDICKIMV
- a CDS encoding H-type small acid-soluble spore protein — encoded protein: MDAKRAQEISTSRTIANVICNGNQVYIEHVDQDNGMATIHPLNDANSKQSVSIDSLKEE
- a CDS encoding sensor histidine kinase, whose amino-acid sequence is MGIRKRLFLQHLFIISMTVCLFEGIFFYGLYSYYYDGTTEMLKNHAANSAQFANRYMDISPYNLRQTIPKMRNNFEIPQAEMQVLSTNGNVLISSTGFSTNEKILTPDVKKAINDQNGDWKGHNVKTNERIVAVSVPIKDNNRVLGVLRFVSSLNQIDVEVRKLTLIAISIGAGVILLVMLFSIGLASTITKPLKQLTSASKKMAKGDFQTKINEQYVGEFGVLAKSFNNMGQELLNHEKMKNQFISSVSHELRTPLTSIKGWSETLLTGNLEDTEETRTGIKIVSSEAERLIGLVEELLDFSRFTNDTMKIQKQHFNFCTLIQNIVLQLEKQASRKKLHIQIESSEDCEIKADPNRIRQVCINLLDNAIKYSNEPGTINIRFKKSAHTFHCEIEDEGIGIDQNELPNLKKMFYKINESSSGAGLGLSICQYIIEHHQGNLEFKSKKEKGTTVSFTIPL
- a CDS encoding response regulator transcription factor, which gives rise to MNKILVIEDEENIRGFILVNLKRFGYQVFEAESAEDGLKIYEQNEDISVILLDVMLPGMDGFQACQQIREKDQSVGIIMLTAKTQEMDKVHGLMNGADDYVIKPFSPNELVARVQSLMRRMRSATNSSLKNETHGVKVDLQKRIVKKDGVHIDLSPIEFSVLELLVTAQGSAISRNDLLDEVWGLNFAGDPKVVDVNIRRIRQKIEYDPSNPKMIETVWGFGYRWNDKGLDTNGN
- a CDS encoding polysaccharide deacetylase family protein → MSKRRKQRKMKRFEKFMIMVPAALLTITCGYQILHTNEGKADAMSARNYYSPLILEDWKFDKTIEMKLPSWSYQYDIVLTPELKESMEFKKKKSESNKGDKQETTQTNSSNHTEKDETNTNLPESNPSSSKKQLESSDKKDDSNVVNKPVGDKKEKDQSENTDRQDNGSGNKTENQDDQKANHEKVVYLTFDDGPSAESEQFISLLNKYHAKATFFMLEPNMKKHPEALQDMKKNGEGMGLHGVTHQASLIYRSPQTVVDEMKEDEKALINLTGVDTHLIRTPYGSAPYMKPNYMKAVDEAGFVLWDWNIDSEDWKYPNGEFVQNTIHQVENFPYHQPKVVLMHEKSTTLAHLESILKYFQKEGYTMLPLNEEIKPVQFESY
- a CDS encoding LCP family protein, translating into MKKGLKIAIAIFTVLSAAACVFFYQVVHQVDAFFENTYKPLPTEVKSETEVKKEIDQNEKQPGDQERKILNILLMGVDERPGDKGRPDVMVLAQIDPKEKKTTLISIPRDTKVHIPGREGFTKLNHSYTYGDVPLTVQTIQNLFGITIDYYGKVNMNGFEQILNDIGEIDVKSDIDFTFNGHHFVKGMQTLEPNEALDFVRMRKQDPKGDAGRNERQRAVMEGIAKKMLNHPDISTLLHTAGKFSSYLEWNLTEDDLKRIYQNDLDAVRNIEEKEIKGENKYEDGAWYFIIDQMPSLKTE